The genomic window AACGTTTCGAAGTTCAGGGACGTCACCCAAGCCGCCAGCAAGCTTTTATATTCGGCGTAGCGGACGTTGGCCCGTTGGCGTGATTCAGCGGACAGATCATTTCCAATTCTTGACAGGCTTTCGGAAGTATCAAAAAGGAATGCGACGTTCTTCATTTCACCTTTCAGACCAATGACGCCGCTCATTTGGGCACGCAACGCAGCAAAGCCGGTTCGCATCCGCATCAGGTTTTCGGTAGCCCGCTGCAGGTCTTGTTTGCTATCTGTCAGAGCTTGGTTGGCTTCGGCAATACCACGTTTGGCATCGGCCAGCTGCGCAGATAGTGCGTTTTGTTGAGCTTTACTCGCGACTTCGGCGGCTTTCATCGCGTCGTTTGCGCCTCGTCGTTCTGCTTCCATCTCGGCGATTTTACGCGCCATGTCACTTTTTATATTGGCCAGTTCCCGATTGGCCGAGTCAAGATTATTGGCCAGTTGTTTCTGTTCGGCAGTCAGTCCCGCTATCAGTTTTTTTCCGCTCTCCAGGTCTGCTTCCAAGGCTTCTTTGGTTTGGATAAAGGTGCCCGCTTGTTGTTGTTGATGATTGACCGCATACAGCAATAGCAGGAGCACACCGCCGAGTGCGCAGAACGCAACATCTAGAAATGATAGGCCAAACGAACTGTTCGCTTCCCGGGTACGTCTCAGCATGATGCCATCTAGGGTTGACTATAGACTGGTGTTGGCTCCACCACCGATCGCCGCCAGGTTTGACAGAAAGCTACTGTCGACCTTCTCGCCGATCGCAACGGTGTTTAAAATGATCGAATCTCCTTGAGCGGCCACAAAATCAACTAATTCCTGTTTGTATCGATCCGAAGCTGCGGGATCGTCATCAGCCAAGGGGATGCCGGCAGCATTCACGCTGGGGTCTCCGTCGGTGAATAAGATGATGGTGTCAACACCGGGTAAACCGTAGGCCGCTTGCAGGGCTTTATAGGTGTTGGTCATGTTTTCGGCGCGGAGCGTGCGGACATGTGCACAGGCGCGTTCGACGTTGCGATCGGAGTGTTCGAGCATGCGGTTCGGTTGCCAGACGTGAGCCTCATGGTTGAAGCTGACCACGTTAAAATCTTCGGACGGCAACTCTGTGATTTTTAGGCAGAACTGATTGAGGTAGTGCTCCGGGATGGCGTTAGAATCCTCCGACTCTGCCATGCTTCCGGAAACGTCGATGACGTAAACGACGTGCTTCAAGTTGCCTCCCAGGCCCGTTAAAGCTTTCTGAAGTTGAGCTAACCGCTGGACGTTTTCTTGCGCGGCATCTCGTTCCGTTTCCGCTTGCTGCTGTTTGTGTTGTGCTTCTTGAACGATCTGCTGGCTTCGTTCTTCCATTGCCAAGAGCAGCAACAGGGTCCCCCCCAACGCGCAGGAAATGACGTCCAGGAATGACACGCTGAAGACTTGAACGTCGCGGCCTCGTATTCGCATCCGTTACTCCTTCTTGATGTGCATGCGGTGAACGAATCTTTTCATACATGCTTCCAGCACGCGGACCAGCAAAGAGTCTTCGTCTGCTTGGACCCGATGGACGAAATACATCAGGATCAAACTCAATACCAAGGCTACGAATGTGGTGTCGAAGGCGGTACTTAGGTGACCCGCCGCAGCGGAGATTAGCGACTCTCCTTCCGCGTCCTGGCCAAACACACCCATAGCTTCGCCAATGCCCATCACGGTGCCCACAAAACCGATCGAGGGAATGGCCCAGGCCAAGTATCGAATGGTTGCGTACTGCGATTCCGTTTCTGCCTGAATGATTTCCGCATGGGACTCGAGCGCTGCGCTAACGTCCTCAGCCGACCAATTCGCTCGGGCTCGCTGCAAGGCGGTTCCTAATAGGAGGTTGATCATCGACGGATCCGTCTGGTTGGGTTGGTTCATGGCTTGACGCAACTGCAACGCATCTTCTGGCAGCAACAGGGTTTGGTCATCGGGGCTCAACATGGATTCATCAATTTTTTGGGACTGCACGTTCACAAACCGCCACCGCGCGGCCAGCGATGCCAGGGCGGCCCCAAATGCCATTAGCGTGAACAGGTTGATCCAGTGTTGCATCGATCGCAGCATGATCGGAACACTAGCGGGACTTGAGACGTTTTCGGGGCCCACCACCCATTGAACGCCCACGAATTGAAATAGCAAGATATGCCCAATCACAAGCCAGAAGATTCCCCCGAGAGCAGCTCCGATCAACAACGGTCCCAGAGATGCGGGCTTAGGCGAAACGGATGATGAGTTAGCCATGTATCTGCTACAGTCGCAAAGAAGTTTGAGTAAGAAAGAAAAGCGGTTGTGGACGCTCTACTGGGAAGCAAAACGACTACTGGGAAGCAAAACGAAACGTGGGCCCCGACTCGCCCAGTTGAAACTGGTCGCCGTTTTGAATGCGATGAATGGAGATGCGTTCGCCGTTGACGAACGTTCCGTTGGTGCTGTTGAGGTCTTTGAGGAAGTACTCACTCTTGCGTTTCAACAACACGCAATGTTCAAATGACAGTTCTGGGTACTTGTCGGATGGAAAGGACCATTCGGCTTTGGGGCTGCGGCCAATTAGCAATTGCGCCCCAACGACACGTTTCTCATTCGTTTCGACAATCGTAATTGCGGCGGGGGTCGGAACCCGTCCGGCTGCTAGGGAAACGGGAAGGTCTCGCAACACGGGAATCACATCCATCGATTCCGAGACTTCCAATAGAGCCGTCCAATACGCGCCGGTTTCCGTGTCGATGGCCTCGTACAAATCGGCGTTGTCCAGGCAGTTCGATTCGGTGGTGGCGGCACATAATCTCGCCGTGCCCGCCGCAACGGAGTCAAGAGAACAGTGGATGGGCTGGGTGCCTCCGCGACAGAAAGGCAGGCACCAGTCGGCAATGGGTAATATCAACGTTAGTTCGCCCCACAGCACAACGTCGATCGTGTCGGACTGGATGTTTTTGACCAGGGACTCAAGAGCGCCGCGCAAGGATGTCGCCATGTCTGCGGCCATCTCCATCATCACAACGCCATCTAGGTTTCGTTGCAGGCGTCTGCCGAGCACCGTTGCATCGATAGTGGCCGTTCCTGAATGAGCCAGTTGGATGAACGCACGATCAACCGAATTCACAATTTGGCAATAGGCTTCCAAGTGTTCGCGTGGGTCTAATCGAAATTCGGAAATCATTTCCTCGGCAACCCAATCGATGATTCGTTTCTTAAGCTTCGCTCCAGAAATCGAATTCAATCGGACACTTTTCAACGGCGTCCAGCATTGCTCTTTAAGTTGGCAGAGGGTTAGCCGGGCGGGGCCACTGCCGAGTGAGGCGAAGATGCTCACGTCGCCGCAGAGCTCGGCATTGGTGCAGCAAATCGTTTGCCATTCGCGTACGAACATTGCTGGTCGAACGCCATTGCGAAAAACGGTGCCGAGTGTCCAGTTGGCATGCCCCCAGTCGTCCGGAATCGACATCGCGAAATCATTCGTCAACTGCAACGTTGACAAAATCGCTTGGAAGAACTCTGCCAGGATAAGCTGGCGATTATGGACGAGCCGTTTCGCTTCGTCATCAATGTCGTCTCGAAAGGAGGAGGCTATCGACCTGTTCATGGCCCGCTGATCATAGACGTCCCAGCCAACGGCGACGCCCGGTTGTGGACTATTCTGCTGCTGGAACAATGAAATCGCCGTGGGCAGGAACGGGTCGGTCTGACTTAATTGAATCAGTACCTGTTGATCGCCAATATCGTTTGTCGACGCAACCTTGAGCATTTCCGATCCGAAGTCGATGCCGTAGTACATGGTGTGGAGCTCTCGTTAATGTTGTTCTAAGAGTTCGTGGAGCTCGTCAATACGTATGCAAAACGGCAGCACTCCAGGGTTGTCGCCGGCGGCGAGGATGCCACCTGCGAGGATGGCGACAACTTGCCCATCTTTATCAAAAATGGGGCTGCCGCTTGCGCCGCCCCGTTGGGCGCTCATGTCATTCTCGATCAGTCGTAGCTCTCCTTCGTTATCCTCTTTGTAAGAACAGACACGCACAATTTTTCCCACACCGGTCCTGGGGATCACTTGTTTTTTGTCGGCCAAGTAGTCGCCTCTATTAAACACGGGAAAACCTACAAAGCAGAGGTCGGTTCCCGGGGACAGCGATTGGGCACGCGAACGAGAGGCAAGCCGCACCGGGCGAATTTTTTCGTCGTAGTCTTTAACCGTCAGTAGTCCAACATCCGGGTAATGTCTTGAGAGATCGACATCCGCGTCGGTCGCATCTCGATAATCGGGATGGGTGATAGCCGCATCGATCGTAAAAACCAGCTCACCCGCTTCGCTAATCAACATGGCTTGTCCACCATTTGCGAGCACCCGCTCGACGCCGCGTGTGACGTGTGAGTTGGTTGCGAAAGTTCCTTGCCGATCCACCAGGAAAGCCGTCGCTCGACTGACTTCATCTCCATCCTGTGTGATGACCAGAAACACCGAACCCCGCCAGTCCGCAAGTATCTGCTGCGCATTCATGCTGCTGGGGCGTTGAAAGACGGCCAGCAGGACCAACAGCAAGACCAGCAATACCGCTCCCAAGCCCGCGACGCCACCGACCGCAAACGCTTTCCATCTTTTCTGCTGGCCTTCCAGTTGACGGACCATCATCCTGGTGGTGGAACTGGATTGGTTTCCCTGTTCGTGCTGCTGGGACGTAGCGTCAGCGTGCCACCGGGAGGCCGGGGCAGGCGGCGCAGGACGCGAATCGGCAGCAGCGGGACTGGGGTGGGGGCGTAAGCCGTCCGCCACCACGCCGCCGCCGTGCTGGGTGTGTCGAAAGACGCTTGGCCTGTCGGGCATGGGAGTGATCGATGCCGGCGGTGCTGCGCTGTGATCGACGTTTGGAGTGACCCGCAAGGGCGCATGTTCGGGGGCCCTTGCAGGGGCGGCGTAATCGAGTATCCGCAGGGCGGGCCCGGATTTGCCCAGCCGCACCAGATCTCCACGATCGATCGAGACGGTGCCCCGCAACGGTTCGTCATTGACGAAAGTTCCGTTGGCTGAACCGAGGTCCGTGACCTCCAGACCGGTGTCGCCGACGTGGAAGCGGACGTGCTTTGACGAGACGACCGATTGTGCGATCACCAGATCACAGGCGCGACTGCGTCCGGCTGTCATGACTGTTTGATCAAACGTTCGGTCGACTCGTGTTTGCGGATCTAGGCAGACTTCAAGACGCAGTTTCATCAGGGGAACCTTATGCAGAAACGTTGCTCACCAATTTGAAAGTGAGCTCGCATATCGATTTTTTTTTCTTTGATCGAAAGCCACGTTCCGTTCAGCGAATCCAGATCAAGGATATGCCAGCGACGGTGTTCGTCCATGTAAATACGAGCGTGTTTCGAACTGACCGTTTCATCATCGCCAATAAAAATGTCGCAATCTTTCTCACAACCAATTATTTGGTCGGTACCGTTGAATTTGAACTCGCGGGTTTCGCCTTGGGGCGTGATGCGAATGATCGACTGCTTGGCTTGGAAATTCTCGTCGGGGTTTACTTTCTGCCAGCCCAGCGTTTTGTTGGACTGCTCGACGGCCTGTTCGGGCTGCGACGCTGCGCGGCCGCTGCCTTGAGGTGCCGCGTTAAACCGGTAGCGAAACGCACCAATGATGAATTCACGATTGTGCGGTAGTTTGCTGGTCTTGAGTCGCAGGTATGTTCCGTTGGTGCTGCCCAAATCGGTTAGGTACCAACTGTGATAGTCGTTCTCCAGGCGACGGGAAATTTTGGCGTGTTCGCCGGACATCAGAAGCTCGTGGGGCACGACGAAATCACCAGACGAGCGGCCGATAACGAATTCCGGACCTCTGAGCCGTACGACGTCTGCGGTTTGCATGTCGTCATCGAAAATGGACAGGATCGCCATCGGTGGTCGCAGCACCGGACGATAACTCACGGCCCGGTCGCGTTTGCCCTTGTCGGCCGAACGAACGTCGTCGAAGTAGGTGCCTGGCGCGATGGCTCCACGCGAGGGCGGGGAGTCTATCGATTCAGGCTTGGTGTCCCGTTCGTCGCCAAACCCTTCGCCAGAATCATCACCGAAGCTGGCGCTGGGGTCCTCGGGCTCGCCATACAGTGGTTTCCGATCCAACGCTGTGTCGGGATAGTCGATGCCGGGTTTTTCAGATCGGGTCGCACCGGTTTGCTGGGGCGAGGCGACCGACGCGTTACGAAGATCGAAAAAGCAATTCATGCAAAAGTTTTCATCTTCGCTAACGGGTTGGCCGCAATGAGGGCATTTGTCTGCGTAGACCATGGTGCTGCTCAGTTATTTGGTTTGCGAAGAGCGAGGTACAAGTAAATAGAGGGTCGTGTCTTCGACGGTTAAGGTGGCATGCAAGTTGAGCGGAAATTCAATTTCGGCGTCATGCATTGCCTGGGTATAGGCGATGGCCTGTTCGAGATCCGCTGGCACCGCTGGCACCGCTGGTGCCGCTGGGTCGGTCGCGTCCAGTTCGGTAGGTTGGGGCAGTAACTCTTTCAAGTCTTCCAGGTCCTTCAACAGTAAATCTCTGGAGGTCGCCGCGTTGGGTTTCTTTTTGGGCCCAGCGATATACCGAGTGCACTTGGCGCTGAGTTCGCAGGAGGGAAGTTGATTGCTACCGCGGTCAGATGTTTTCACATTGAGCTGGGGAGGATCGATTTTCAATTCGGTTAGCGATTCCGATTCCCCCTGAATTGTTCCTGGATGGAACGCAACCGTCGCTTTCATTGGCTTTCGCCAGATCTCAATATTTGCAATGAACTCAGCAGCCTTCTCGAGACGATTTTGTGAGTTATTCGAAAAAGGGTTGATGGTTTTTCTGGGAGAGTCTTGGAAGTCGTCCATCGTCAATGATTGCGGTTCATGGTATCGAAACGGCTGCAGGAATTGGTATTTACGCGTCAGCGTCACCTGTTCTGGTGTGGTCAGTTTGGCTACTAGCAAGTAATCAGAAGACGCAAAGACCATGCGCAAATACAAGCCGGGTACCTTGCAATCAAGTGTCAGGAGTCGCTGGCTTTTCGTCGGGATATACAGTTCGGCAACTGTGTTTTGTCCCATCCGCAACTCCCACAGATTTTCACGGGAATTGGATTGCTGAAAATTAAACTGATACTCACTCGGTTCTTGAGAGTAGGTGATGCCGCCGTTCCAGCATCGCTCTAAAGTCAACTCCAGCTTGTATTCGTTCGGCAGCGCTAACGAGGAAATCGGCAGATTGCGTGTGGATTTGCGCGGAAACGGAAAGACGTAGTCGGCGGCTGCTCGCCCTACAGGTAGTTTTTGGTAAAGCGAGATTGATTCAAGAAAGGATTCGGCAAGCTGCTCTGGGGTAGCGGGACGTGCAGCCTCAGGCGTCCCACTGTCAGACGCGTCGGCTTTGGCAGGCGTGCCTGTTCCATCATTAGGCGTGTTGGGGGCAGCGTCTGAAGTGCCGGTGGCAGCGTCCGATGCAGCCATGTTGTCGCCGGGCGCCGTGGTGCTGTCGCCGGCCGTCGTGGCGCTGTCACCGGGCGCTGTGGCGCTGTCACCGGGCGCTGTGGCGCTGTCACCGGGCGCTGTGGCGCTGTCGCCGGGCGTCGTGGCGCTGTCACCGGGCGTCGTGGCGCTGTCACCGGGCGCCGTGGTGCTGTCGCCGGGCGCTGTGGCACTGTCACCGGGCGCCGTGGCACTGTCGCCGGGCGTCGTGGCACTGTCGCCGGGCGTCGTGGCGCTGTCACCGGGCGCCGTGGCGCTGTCACCGGGCGCCGTGGTGCTGTCACCGGGCGCCGTGGTGCTGTCGCCGGGCATTGTGGCATCGTCTGTCGGCGTGGCGACCGTGTTAATCGTAGTCGTTTCTTGATTTGGATTTGTGACGGGGGTGTTTTCTTGTTGGCCGAATCTGGAAGCCACGATGAGCGTCGCGGGGACGCACAGCAGCACGACCGCAACGAAGCCGATTAATCCAATGATTAACAGTGTTTTGCTGTCAGGCGACCTTGTCCCGGCCGGGCGATGACGTCCCGGTGGCGAATGGCCGGCCGTTCGCTGATCGGGGACGAGGTTGGCGATCGGCGGTTCGGCGGGCAGGCTCCCCTCAGGCGGTGGAGGAGGCGGCGTTGCCGGAGATTGGGGCCGCGTGGAAAAGACTCGCCCTGGGGATTGGTTTGCGTCGAGCAAAACGCCGCTGCGGGCGGCGTCGGCTGCGGGGCCGTCGGGGCAAGGTTCCGGATTGGCAAGATCAAGGAAGACTCCATTGGGCATGCCGTGAGCCGCTTGTAGTTCCGGCGAGGTTCGCTCCACGAACCGCCAGTTGCAGGTGATCTGCGGAGGCAACTCGGAGTAGTTGGTTGCAAAAGTGGCTTTCCAGCGATCTTTTGGCGGTAGCAGTGCGACGGCTTCCTGTACCAATCGCAGCACGTCGGTATTTGAGTCATAGACCATCAAGAGCGGATGCGGTGCGCGTTGAAGAGCTGTTTCGGCGAGTCGACCGGCCCAGCCTGCGTCGCCGGTTATCTGTTGCCAGTACTGACAGCTTTGCGCGGTCACCGTCGCGTCGGGTATGCGTTTTTCGGTTTTGATCGTTTGTGGTTCGCCGCCCCAGCTGCCGAGAAAAACACGCGGTTGCGACATTACCCAGGCGGGGCCTGCCAAGGAATGCTCTGCATCGTCTAGCACCAGAAAGTGGCTGAGTTTGCGAAGCCGACTCGAGTAATCAAATTCGGCGAGGCAAGTTTTTAGCAGAACGCTTTTGGATTCGCGGCGATAGTCAAACTTGAGATGGGCGAAGTTGGGCGGATTGACCCGCAACAGGTGTTCATAGTTCGCGGGCGTCGCCGCCACACTTTTACCATTTAAAGTATTGTTGATGCGGTAGACGCTAAGGCTCTCAAGAAAGTTGCACTGGGTCCGCGGCATGCCCTCGGTGATAAGGACCGGGCAGTATCCGCTGGTGCCAGGGAAAACGCCCTCGCGAACGGACGTATAGACCATTTGTTTAGCCACTCAATTGCACTCCCTAGATAGCATGCTCAAACTTTCCGGATCAAACCGCGGCGAATATTGCTAAGCAAGGTTAGCAATGGGACCTCGGCCCACATCGGGTTCAGGTCTTTCGTGCGTACGCCATCTACTCCGGTTTGCGCGTCTTGCTCAATGGGCCGCCCAAATGCGCTGGTTGGCACATAGGTTACGTCTGAGAACAGGTCTTCGGTGGTCGATACGACTTCGGGGCAGTGAGCCAATAGAACCTGCCGCATCTTTTTGGAGAAGCTTTTGATGTACGACAGGTCCAGCGAATCGGGAAGCGAGGGATCACGACGTTTGGATTTTCCCCAGGGGTCACGAAGTCGTTTGCCGTTAAAGTGAGCTGCCCAAGCATCGTATTTGTTGACCACAAAGATCAGTGGCTTGTCGCATTTCTGATGGGACGAAGATTGCCCAAATTTCTTGATTCGGTTCGCAACTTCGATCAGTGAAAGTTCCTGGCGAACGGTGTTGCCGCCATAAAACCCAGAGTGAAACTGAGGGTCTGTGGACCTGCCGATGGCGGCCCGGAATTTCGGGTGTTGAGAGGGGTCGAACACGAATATGAGAGCGTCCGCACATGCCAAATGGCGTGTGGAGTGATTCGCATTTCCTGGCAAAAATTGTTCGCCCGGTTGGTCATACATACATAGTGTGTACGAAATGCCTTGGGCCGAATGGAAGTTAGGGTGGGTGGGCATGGGACGCAACGAAAAGATCATCGGTTGCGCTAAGCTGACCTGCTTACCATCAATCGTGGTGTGCTTATAGCCATCCCCTTCGACCATCGTCTTGGGCAGTCGAGTCAGCTTGCCGGAGTCTTGCAGAAACAGCACGTCTTCGTGGGCGCAAAGATTTGCGTTCAGCTCGGGGTCCGCATCCGTAAACGTCAACTGAAAATTGTTCGGCAACGTTTTGCGTAGCTGCCATGCCATCGATGTGATCAGGCAACTTTTGCCCGAAGTGGGGATACCCACGACGGACACAAAGATCGGCTGGAAGTCAATGAACTCCCGCGGCACGAGCAAATGACAACTGGGACAGGCCGTGCGGTGGCAGCGACTTCCGCGCGCGTCAATGCCCTCGCAGTCCGCCGTAAATAGATCCGGAAGAAATCGTTTTTGCTCATTGGGTAGTTTGAAGTCGCCGTGCAGGTCTGGATGCTCAGCGATCCAGAGGATTTCATGCGGACGAAACTGATTCCAGCACCAAGGGCATGTCAAGCTACGGCTATGCCAAGCGGGAACGCGAACGCTGCCTCCCTGCTGGGGTTGGCGGACCGCAGGGCCGACGACCGCAAGGGGCTCGCTTGCTGCCGCGCGATGCTTGTCCGATAGGGGTTCGGTGGGAGCCGAATCCGTATCCGTGGTGGGCGCTGAAATCGCTTCCGTTGCGGTTTCTCGTTTGCTAGGCCGGAACACACTGCTACGACGTTTCGAATCTGCCTGGTAAGGCGCTGTGGTTGGCGGGCCTGCAACCGGTCGCAAGCCGCCACTACGGCTAGCCGTAGTGGGGACCGGTTGGGTTTGCAATGGACGCGGCTGTTTCGGCTGCGACGGCACCGGCCGAGCATGAGTTTGCTGAACCAAGGGCTGGCTGGGTTGGCGTTGATTGGGTTGGCTTTGAACTTCACTTGGGGCGGTTTTGGTAAAGGCTTCTAAGTAGGCGTCGGCAAATCGCACGCAACTGGCAAATCGCTGGGACGGTTGCGGCGACAGCGCTCGATGGATTGCGTCAGCAGCTTGCTCTGGCAAACCGACGCACAGCGATTCAATGCGTTCGGGTTGATTCGCTTTCTGTAGCATGCTGATGCGCGAGGGGTTATTGCCCTTAAAGGGCCGCTTGCCGGCAAGCACTTCGTAGAGTGTCACCGCAAGGGCGTATTGATCAACTTTTCCATCCAACTTTTCCCCTAGCAACAGTTCATACGCGCTGTACTCCAGAGTGCCCACAACTTGGTCGGCATGGGTGATCGCCGGTCTGGACGCGGTGGCTTCGCTGGTAATTTTGGCGATGCCAAAATCGGCTAGGTAGGGACGCCCCGCGTCATCAAACAGAATGTTTGCCGGTTTTACATCGCGGTGAATGAATTTTCTGGCATGCACAAAGTCCAGGGCCTCTGCCATTTCGGACAACCACCGGAAGACTTTTCGCGGGTCGCTGCCCGCCAAATAGGCTTTGCGCAACCGCTGCATGCGGTCCTCGAGGGACCCGCCGGCAAGATATTGCATGGCAACAAAGGGAACGCCCTCGTGTTCGCCCACATCGATCACATTCACGATCGCAGGGTGTTTGTTGGAAAGCTTTGCCAGCGAGTCCATTTCCAGCTGGAATCTGGCACGAAAACCCTCATCCTCCAACATCGATGGCAATGGGATTTTAAGAACGACCTCGGCGCCAATCGATTTTTGAATGGCCAGCCACACCGAGCCCATCCCGCCGGCGCCGATGCATCGGATGACTTCGTACCTGCCTCCACCGATAATTTGTCCCGATAGGTCAAGATTGGATTGGCTCGACACATCTGCCTCTAGTTTGCTGGGCTAAGAGGAATTAGGAATGGTTGGATAGGTTTGGAATGATTGCGAAGCGATTTGGGGGGGAGTATACTCCTCCTGTGGAGGACCTGCAAGATTTTGTGAACGGCAAGTTACTGTCACCGCAACCAAGGCCCTCGGCGGGGTCTCGAAGTCCTCGGCAGCGTCTTGGCGACGGTTATTGGCATTCTCATTCACGAGGACATTCCATTGGTTGCAAAGGACCTGGTCTTTGATTTGCAGTTGGCGGCGTCCTACCCAAGTTCGAAGAGTGAACAGGAACTACTGGTGTTGGCTCAACAGTACGCAGATGCTTGCTCACGCACCAATGAGCGAATTTTTGAATGTGTGAAGTTGTTGCGAGTTGGGATGCGCAGTGAAGCCATCCGTTTGGCTGAATTAGAGCCCAATATTCTTGATGAATTGAGTTCCTTGAACTTTGGTGAGCGGGGCGCGTGGCTGGCGCTTGCCGAGCAGCTTGGTGTTCCCACGCCTGATCCCGCATTTGAGATGGCGCGAGAGATTAGCGACGCTTACGATCAACATGAAGAAACCAAGGGATTGGCATGCCAGCTACGCCTACAGAACATCTATCGGCGCCCCAAAGAAGAGCGTTTGCAAACGCTGGAAAAGCTGCTGCAGGTCGACCCTAACAACCCCGCATGGCTAAGAAACTACAGTCTCCTGGAAGATTCAGTCGGCTAGCTGTTTACGGTGAAATAGTAGATGCACTTGATTAAACACCGCGGTAAAGTCGTCGGGAAAGCAACCTTCG from Roseimaritima ulvae includes these protein-coding regions:
- a CDS encoding vWA domain-containing protein, which codes for MLRRTREANSSFGLSFLDVAFCALGGVLLLLLYAVNHQQQQAGTFIQTKEALEADLESGKKLIAGLTAEQKQLANNLDSANRELANIKSDMARKIAEMEAERRGANDAMKAAEVASKAQQNALSAQLADAKRGIAEANQALTDSKQDLQRATENLMRMRTGFAALRAQMSGVIGLKGEMKNVAFLFDTSESLSRIGNDLSAESRQRANVRYAEYKSLLAAWVTSLNFETFTVIEFNHMPREVPGWEGKLVSATQANRTEAVQFIDNLTPQYTTNTRAALAKAFALNGIDTIVLFSDGAPNDRENKSIRNDEEERATEAAQWILEYCQQANPDKRVTINTIAMGDYLDEIYGKFLQDLAKQNNGVFIGR
- a CDS encoding VWA domain-containing protein encodes the protein MRIRGRDVQVFSVSFLDVISCALGGTLLLLLAMEERSQQIVQEAQHKQQQAETERDAAQENVQRLAQLQKALTGLGGNLKHVVYVIDVSGSMAESEDSNAIPEHYLNQFCLKITELPSEDFNVVSFNHEAHVWQPNRMLEHSDRNVERACAHVRTLRAENMTNTYKALQAAYGLPGVDTIILFTDGDPSVNAAGIPLADDDPAASDRYKQELVDFVAAQGDSIILNTVAIGEKVDSSFLSNLAAIGGGANTSL
- a CDS encoding MotA/TolQ/ExbB proton channel family protein → MLRSMQHWINLFTLMAFGAALASLAARWRFVNVQSQKIDESMLSPDDQTLLLPEDALQLRQAMNQPNQTDPSMINLLLGTALQRARANWSAEDVSAALESHAEIIQAETESQYATIRYLAWAIPSIGFVGTVMGIGEAMGVFGQDAEGESLISAAAGHLSTAFDTTFVALVLSLILMYFVHRVQADEDSLLVRVLEACMKRFVHRMHIKKE
- a CDS encoding FHA domain-containing protein yields the protein MYYGIDFGSEMLKVASTNDIGDQQVLIQLSQTDPFLPTAISLFQQQNSPQPGVAVGWDVYDQRAMNRSIASSFRDDIDDEAKRLVHNRQLILAEFFQAILSTLQLTNDFAMSIPDDWGHANWTLGTVFRNGVRPAMFVREWQTICCTNAELCGDVSIFASLGSGPARLTLCQLKEQCWTPLKSVRLNSISGAKLKKRIIDWVAEEMISEFRLDPREHLEAYCQIVNSVDRAFIQLAHSGTATIDATVLGRRLQRNLDGVVMMEMAADMATSLRGALESLVKNIQSDTIDVVLWGELTLILPIADWCLPFCRGGTQPIHCSLDSVAAGTARLCAATTESNCLDNADLYEAIDTETGAYWTALLEVSESMDVIPVLRDLPVSLAAGRVPTPAAITIVETNEKRVVGAQLLIGRSPKAEWSFPSDKYPELSFEHCVLLKRKSEYFLKDLNSTNGTFVNGERISIHRIQNGDQFQLGESGPTFRFASQ
- a CDS encoding FHA domain-containing protein, translated to MKLRLEVCLDPQTRVDRTFDQTVMTAGRSRACDLVIAQSVVSSKHVRFHVGDTGLEVTDLGSANGTFVNDEPLRGTVSIDRGDLVRLGKSGPALRILDYAAPARAPEHAPLRVTPNVDHSAAPPASITPMPDRPSVFRHTQHGGGVVADGLRPHPSPAAADSRPAPPAPASRWHADATSQQHEQGNQSSSTTRMMVRQLEGQQKRWKAFAVGGVAGLGAVLLVLLLVLLAVFQRPSSMNAQQILADWRGSVFLVITQDGDEVSRATAFLVDRQGTFATNSHVTRGVERVLANGGQAMLISEAGELVFTIDAAITHPDYRDATDADVDLSRHYPDVGLLTVKDYDEKIRPVRLASRSRAQSLSPGTDLCFVGFPVFNRGDYLADKKQVIPRTGVGKIVRVCSYKEDNEGELRLIENDMSAQRGGASGSPIFDKDGQVVAILAGGILAAGDNPGVLPFCIRIDELHELLEQH
- a CDS encoding FHA domain-containing protein; its protein translation is MNCFFDLRNASVASPQQTGATRSEKPGIDYPDTALDRKPLYGEPEDPSASFGDDSGEGFGDERDTKPESIDSPPSRGAIAPGTYFDDVRSADKGKRDRAVSYRPVLRPPMAILSIFDDDMQTADVVRLRGPEFVIGRSSGDFVVPHELLMSGEHAKISRRLENDYHSWYLTDLGSTNGTYLRLKTSKLPHNREFIIGAFRYRFNAAPQGSGRAASQPEQAVEQSNKTLGWQKVNPDENFQAKQSIIRITPQGETREFKFNGTDQIIGCEKDCDIFIGDDETVSSKHARIYMDEHRRWHILDLDSLNGTWLSIKEKKIDMRAHFQIGEQRFCIRFP
- a CDS encoding GAP1-N2 domain-containing protein yields the protein MAKQMVYTSVREGVFPGTSGYCPVLITEGMPRTQCNFLESLSVYRINNTLNGKSVAATPANYEHLLRVNPPNFAHLKFDYRRESKSVLLKTCLAEFDYSSRLRKLSHFLVLDDAEHSLAGPAWVMSQPRVFLGSWGGEPQTIKTEKRIPDATVTAQSCQYWQQITGDAGWAGRLAETALQRAPHPLLMVYDSNTDVLRLVQEAVALLPPKDRWKATFATNYSELPPQITCNWRFVERTSPELQAAHGMPNGVFLDLANPEPCPDGPAADAARSGVLLDANQSPGRVFSTRPQSPATPPPPPPEGSLPAEPPIANLVPDQRTAGHSPPGRHRPAGTRSPDSKTLLIIGLIGFVAVVLLCVPATLIVASRFGQQENTPVTNPNQETTTINTVATPTDDATMPGDSTTAPGDSTTAPGDSATAPGDSATTPGDSATTPGDSATAPGDSATAPGDSTTAPGDSATTPGDSATTPGDSATAPGDSATAPGDSATAPGDSATTAGDSTTAPGDNMAASDAATGTSDAAPNTPNDGTGTPAKADASDSGTPEAARPATPEQLAESFLESISLYQKLPVGRAAADYVFPFPRKSTRNLPISSLALPNEYKLELTLERCWNGGITYSQEPSEYQFNFQQSNSRENLWELRMGQNTVAELYIPTKSQRLLTLDCKVPGLYLRMVFASSDYLLVAKLTTPEQVTLTRKYQFLQPFRYHEPQSLTMDDFQDSPRKTINPFSNNSQNRLEKAAEFIANIEIWRKPMKATVAFHPGTIQGESESLTELKIDPPQLNVKTSDRGSNQLPSCELSAKCTRYIAGPKKKPNAATSRDLLLKDLEDLKELLPQPTELDATDPAAPAVPAVPADLEQAIAYTQAMHDAEIEFPLNLHATLTVEDTTLYLLVPRSSQTK